Proteins encoded within one genomic window of Granulicella pectinivorans:
- a CDS encoding VTT domain-containing protein, giving the protein MPFALEFVILHAYLILFTWVLIEQLGIPIPSIPVLLTVGTLTATQHLQLGVSLLIVLFSCAISDSLWYFLGLRYGGAVLRLLCRFSFEASTCVSKTENYFTRRGPVTLLFSKFVPGLSTVAAPIAGQTGMPFQKFLAYDLGGSAIWALTFLLAGRFFGDIAKRSQMFLGMLGHFAVVAFFLMVIGFFGYRVLKQRRFLAGVRSLRLEPAELMNLYREAEASGHPLPFVVDLRHPLDYLPDPRVLPGAVRILPSDLEAHADTIPRDRDVVLYCTCPSEETSGKVALQLHKLGISRVRPLRGGFDGWKEAGYPLHDYAEPQHDAPETESDMPHVVPTT; this is encoded by the coding sequence ATGCCATTCGCTCTCGAATTCGTGATCCTGCATGCGTATCTAATCCTCTTCACGTGGGTTCTGATCGAGCAGCTTGGCATACCCATTCCGTCTATCCCCGTCCTGCTGACGGTAGGAACCCTAACGGCCACGCAGCATCTCCAATTAGGGGTTTCGCTGCTGATTGTGCTGTTTTCCTGTGCCATCTCTGATTCGCTTTGGTACTTCCTTGGCCTGCGGTACGGCGGTGCAGTGCTGCGTCTCCTGTGTCGTTTTTCCTTTGAAGCGTCCACCTGCGTCTCCAAGACGGAGAATTACTTCACGCGTCGTGGCCCGGTAACACTGCTGTTTTCGAAGTTCGTCCCCGGTCTTTCGACCGTGGCGGCTCCCATCGCCGGGCAGACCGGGATGCCCTTCCAGAAGTTTCTGGCCTACGACCTGGGCGGATCCGCCATCTGGGCACTCACCTTCCTGCTCGCCGGTCGCTTCTTCGGCGACATCGCCAAACGCAGCCAGATGTTTCTCGGCATGCTCGGGCACTTCGCCGTGGTCGCCTTTTTCCTCATGGTCATCGGCTTCTTTGGGTACCGCGTCCTGAAGCAGCGACGCTTCCTCGCCGGCGTCCGTTCGCTGCGCCTTGAACCCGCTGAACTGATGAATCTTTACCGGGAAGCCGAGGCCTCGGGTCATCCGCTCCCGTTTGTCGTCGACCTACGTCACCCTCTGGACTATCTGCCCGATCCCCGCGTTCTCCCCGGCGCGGTGCGCATTCTCCCCTCCGACCTTGAGGCCCATGCGGACACCATCCCCCGGGACCGCGATGTTGTGCTCTATTGCACCTGCCCGTCGGAAGAGACGAGCGGCAAGGTGGCGCTGCAACTGCACAAACTGGGCATCAGCCGCGTGCGTCCTCTGCGGGGTGGGTTCGACGGCTGGAAAGAGGCTGGCTACCCGCTGCATGACTACGCGGAGCCGCAGCATGATGCACCCGAGACGGAATCCGATATGCCCCACGTCGTCCCGACGACCTAG
- a CDS encoding uroporphyrinogen-III synthase, translating to MLPLAGRRILVTRSRQQASELAAQLEALGATTSVIPTIEIAAPASYDALDEASLQLSLYDWLIFTSANAVNVFCERTTIRDTPRIAVIGPSTARVAQAAGLPVDLIPKQAVAESLLESLLPHIQTGTRVLLVRAEVARNELPNALTHAGAEVTIAEAYRTVIPSGSVEALRHLFATHPPDAVTFTSSSTATNLVALLEAGGMTLPPTIVRASIGPITSQTLRVLGLPPSIEAATATTASLAQALADYFSTC from the coding sequence ATGCTCCCTCTCGCCGGACGCCGCATCCTCGTCACCCGCAGCCGTCAGCAGGCCTCCGAACTCGCCGCTCAGCTCGAAGCTCTGGGAGCGACCACCTCTGTCATTCCCACCATCGAGATCGCGGCGCCCGCCTCCTACGACGCCTTGGACGAAGCCAGCCTGCAACTCTCCCTTTACGACTGGCTCATCTTCACCAGCGCCAATGCGGTCAACGTCTTCTGTGAACGAACCACCATCCGCGACACCCCCAGGATCGCCGTCATCGGACCGTCCACCGCTCGCGTAGCCCAAGCCGCAGGACTGCCCGTGGACCTCATTCCGAAGCAGGCGGTAGCCGAGTCCCTCCTGGAGTCCCTGTTGCCGCACATTCAGACTGGCACCCGCGTCCTTCTCGTACGAGCCGAGGTCGCGCGCAATGAACTGCCAAACGCCCTCACCCATGCGGGTGCCGAGGTAACCATCGCCGAGGCCTACCGGACCGTGATCCCCTCAGGCTCCGTCGAGGCGCTGCGACATCTGTTTGCAACGCATCCACCCGATGCCGTCACCTTCACCAGTTCATCGACCGCCACGAACCTCGTGGCTCTTCTTGAAGCCGGTGGAATGACGCTCCCACCCACCATCGTTCGAGCCTCGATCGGGCCGATCACAAGCCAGACCCTGCGCGTCCTCGGTCTACCGCCTTCCATCGAGGCCGCAACGGCGACCACCGCGAGTCTCGCCCAGGCACTGGCCGATTACTTCTCTACCTGCTGA
- a CDS encoding GGDEF domain-containing protein, whose protein sequence is MRQPAQPLSSEQPDPRVLSLLGVVQAIFLAVAGGVAGLVLIAWLVPPFAPLMPNFWNLMKVNTTLMVLGSAIAIFLTQPRRSALSLHIARVIAIVVVCLAAATLAEFAFHINLHIDTLFAADALSPIPGRPSLQTAITFVVAGIVLTNIRARKGLLSLLIDSLTLLLSLLVLTFFSGFMFGALRLYGLSLQTRVAPPTLLCMFLLAVTIFNRRAEYGVFSILVGGGIGGRTARLAAPWALVLPFTLSGARGLLQTYTPLPEEYSLALTASIMAIFGLCLILVLSRRVNRLEHAIRELSLRDELTGIYNRRGFYLLAEQAYLLAQRAGAPFFVLFVDLDYLKLINDALGHEVGSERLKQIAQILGKTFRETDVVGRLGGDEFIAAGRADALDLHVAMARLEDTVAALNRADPGQRYPISFSLGLVVSPPASTETLDSLIERADAVMYEAKRTKKRAGGPTLA, encoded by the coding sequence ATGCGCCAACCCGCACAGCCTCTCTCGTCCGAGCAACCGGATCCGAGGGTGCTGTCTCTTTTAGGGGTCGTTCAGGCTATCTTTCTCGCGGTCGCTGGTGGCGTCGCGGGACTCGTTCTGATCGCGTGGCTCGTTCCTCCGTTCGCCCCCCTCATGCCCAACTTCTGGAACCTGATGAAGGTCAATACGACCCTCATGGTGCTGGGCAGCGCAATCGCCATCTTCCTCACACAGCCGCGCCGCTCGGCGCTGTCGCTCCACATCGCCCGGGTCATTGCGATCGTCGTGGTCTGTCTCGCCGCTGCCACGCTTGCGGAGTTCGCCTTCCACATCAACCTGCACATCGACACGCTCTTCGCCGCCGATGCGCTCTCCCCCATCCCCGGACGCCCGTCCCTGCAAACCGCGATCACCTTCGTCGTCGCGGGCATCGTGCTGACCAACATCCGCGCGCGCAAAGGCCTCCTCAGTCTCCTTATCGACAGCCTCACCCTTTTGCTGTCCCTGTTGGTCCTCACCTTCTTCTCCGGATTCATGTTTGGAGCGCTCCGCCTCTATGGCCTCTCGCTGCAGACCCGGGTCGCCCCGCCCACGCTCCTGTGCATGTTCCTGCTGGCCGTCACCATCTTCAACCGCCGCGCGGAATACGGTGTGTTCTCCATCCTCGTCGGCGGTGGCATCGGCGGCAGAACGGCCCGGCTCGCGGCTCCATGGGCACTTGTTCTCCCATTCACGCTCTCCGGCGCCCGTGGCCTTCTGCAGACGTACACGCCTCTGCCGGAGGAGTACAGCCTCGCTTTGACGGCCAGCATCATGGCCATCTTCGGCCTCTGCCTCATCCTTGTACTGTCTCGCAGGGTCAACCGCCTCGAACACGCCATCCGCGAGCTCTCCCTGCGCGATGAACTCACAGGCATCTACAACCGCCGCGGCTTCTATCTCCTCGCCGAACAGGCCTACCTCCTGGCCCAGCGGGCAGGCGCACCCTTCTTCGTCCTGTTCGTCGACCTCGACTATCTGAAGCTCATCAACGACGCCCTCGGCCATGAGGTCGGCTCCGAGCGACTGAAGCAGATCGCGCAGATCCTGGGGAAGACCTTCCGTGAGACCGATGTGGTCGGCCGCCTCGGAGGCGATGAGTTCATCGCAGCCGGCCGTGCGGATGCGCTCGATCTCCACGTGGCTATGGCGCGCCTTGAGGACACAGTCGCCGCTCTGAATCGCGCGGACCCCGGCCAGCGTTATCCCATCAGCTTCTCGCTCGGATTGGTCGTCTCTCCGCCTGCATCGACCGAGACCCTCGACAGCCTGATCGAGCGCGCCGACGCCGTCATGTACGAGGCAAAACGCACGAAGAAACGCGCGGGCGGTCCCACGCTGGCCTGA
- a CDS encoding acyltransferase family protein yields MKRVLSIDVLRGVTIAFMILVNDPGDWLHVYAQLDHAVWNGWTLTDLVFPTFLFLVGASTVFSLDARIAKGNCRKTLAGHIFLRALKIFALKMALTIVPYFHMTHLRIYGVLTRIALCYLIGGLILLATRNMRVLAALSAAILAGYWALMRFVPIPGIGRPMRDVPFLDMNNNLAAWLDRAVNDLCQRTIHTGVLYEHTRDPEGLLSTLPAVATVLIGAMAGLWLKQHFAAPGKARNGLILGGFISFAAGLAWNPWFPINKNLWTSSYVLMAAGWALFGLGVFFWLIDVQRLHETRIGHWLTKPALIFGSNAITAYAMSAIIVKTLAYFKVQDGDKLTSVSGWIYHHLFASTGSTDNTSLAFAIVFVAVCFIPNWILYRKHIFLKL; encoded by the coding sequence ATGAAACGTGTCCTATCCATCGATGTCCTGCGCGGTGTCACCATCGCGTTCATGATCCTCGTCAACGACCCCGGCGACTGGTTGCATGTGTACGCGCAACTCGACCACGCTGTGTGGAACGGGTGGACGCTGACCGATCTCGTCTTCCCGACGTTCCTCTTCCTGGTGGGCGCATCCACCGTCTTCTCTCTCGATGCGCGCATCGCGAAAGGGAACTGCCGCAAGACGCTCGCCGGACACATCTTCCTGCGCGCGTTGAAGATCTTCGCGCTCAAGATGGCCCTGACCATCGTGCCCTACTTCCACATGACCCACCTGCGCATCTATGGCGTGCTCACGCGCATTGCGCTCTGCTATCTGATCGGCGGGCTCATCCTCCTCGCGACGCGGAACATGCGCGTCCTCGCCGCGCTCAGCGCGGCCATCCTCGCAGGCTACTGGGCGCTGATGCGCTTCGTTCCCATCCCCGGGATCGGCCGTCCGATGCGCGATGTCCCGTTCCTCGACATGAACAACAACCTCGCAGCCTGGCTCGACAGGGCGGTCAACGATCTCTGCCAGCGAACCATCCATACCGGCGTCCTGTATGAGCACACTCGTGACCCCGAAGGCCTGCTCTCCACCCTTCCCGCGGTCGCGACGGTGTTGATCGGGGCGATGGCTGGCCTCTGGCTCAAGCAGCACTTTGCCGCTCCCGGCAAGGCGCGCAACGGACTCATCCTTGGCGGGTTCATAAGCTTCGCCGCCGGCCTCGCCTGGAATCCATGGTTCCCGATCAACAAGAATCTCTGGACCAGCTCCTACGTACTGATGGCTGCGGGTTGGGCCCTGTTCGGGCTCGGAGTCTTCTTCTGGCTCATCGACGTGCAGCGCCTTCACGAAACCCGCATAGGCCACTGGCTCACGAAACCCGCCTTGATCTTCGGATCGAACGCCATCACGGCCTACGCGATGTCAGCGATCATCGTCAAAACCCTGGCCTACTTCAAGGTTCAAGATGGCGACAAACTCACCTCCGTCTCAGGTTGGATCTATCACCACCTCTTCGCCAGCACCGGCTCCACCGACAACACCTCACTCGCCTTTGCCATCGTGTTCGTAGCGGTCTGCTTTATCCCGAACTGGATCCTCTATCGCAAACATATCTTTCTCAAGCTCTAG
- a CDS encoding Dps family protein translates to MAAKQKKQTSQENPTPNWHAKAKEAQAYGSVIEDMPHYLDAKVRAKMVGHLNQLLADSIVLRDLYKKSHWQVSGPTFYQLHLLFDKHFGEQLEVVDTIAERIQLLGGVTIAMGGDVSKLTKIPAPPVGREEVPVMISRLLQAHKIVMQECAKISEAADDAGDQGTNDLVVSDVLRPNELQSWFIGQHLVDAPLVHTK, encoded by the coding sequence ATGGCAGCAAAGCAGAAAAAGCAGACGTCGCAGGAAAACCCCACCCCGAACTGGCACGCCAAGGCCAAGGAAGCACAGGCGTACGGCTCCGTCATCGAGGACATGCCGCACTATCTCGATGCCAAGGTGCGGGCCAAAATGGTCGGGCATTTGAACCAGTTGCTGGCCGACTCCATCGTCCTGCGCGATCTCTATAAGAAAAGCCACTGGCAGGTTTCGGGGCCGACTTTCTATCAGCTTCACCTGCTGTTCGATAAGCACTTTGGCGAACAGCTCGAGGTGGTGGACACGATCGCCGAGCGAATCCAGTTGCTGGGCGGTGTGACGATTGCCATGGGCGGCGACGTCTCGAAGCTGACGAAGATTCCCGCTCCTCCCGTCGGACGCGAGGAGGTTCCGGTGATGATCTCGCGCCTGCTGCAGGCGCATAAGATCGTGATGCAGGAGTGCGCCAAGATCTCGGAAGCTGCCGACGACGCCGGCGATCAGGGCACCAACGACTTGGTCGTCTCCGATGTATTGCGCCCAAACGAGTTGCAGAGCTGGTTTATCGGCCAGCACCTGGTCGACGCGCCACTCGTCCACACGAAGTAA
- a CDS encoding DUF2147 domain-containing protein, which produces MKRIAMIGVLFAGGVACSAQTGVMGNWATPDGSVVKVASCGPDVCLTVVKVRASAPATTDVQNPDTALRARPLCGLRIGSGFKQEGAEAASGGRLYDPKSGKTYSGKFEVKGNTLHLRGYIGVSLFGRSETWTRAGEVEACR; this is translated from the coding sequence ATGAAGCGAATCGCAATGATTGGAGTGCTGTTTGCGGGCGGTGTAGCGTGCTCCGCGCAGACGGGCGTGATGGGCAACTGGGCTACGCCGGATGGCTCGGTGGTGAAGGTCGCGTCGTGTGGGCCAGACGTTTGCCTTACGGTGGTGAAGGTGCGAGCGTCCGCCCCGGCGACGACCGACGTGCAGAATCCGGATACTGCTTTGCGTGCAAGGCCCCTTTGCGGGTTGCGGATCGGCTCCGGCTTCAAGCAGGAGGGGGCTGAGGCGGCTTCGGGCGGTAGGCTCTACGACCCGAAGAGCGGAAAGACGTACAGCGGGAAGTTCGAGGTGAAGGGGAACACGCTGCATCTGCGGGGTTATATCGGGGTGAGCCTGTTTGGCCGGTCGGAGACGTGGACACGGGCGGGTGAGGTGGAGGCTTGCCGGTAG
- a CDS encoding energy transducer TonB, with product MFEDSLLESQGRLVSKSRRWITAGSIGLQCLIAAAIVIVPMVKPEALPFTTVAPAVFVPLKKPPVVVKVAETHAAASAAAAPMREILRPPILPRAMPNPGLTYGPPPPDGPVMMTSMVGPVGGSPLGVPGGTGPNVVVAKPEHTGPVKVSSGVSSGMLISQIQPVYPRIAIASRTEGVVVIEAIISKSGTIESAHVISGPAMLAGAAIDAVRSFRYRPYRLNGEVTEVQTTVTVNFKLGS from the coding sequence ATGTTTGAAGATAGCCTTTTGGAGTCGCAGGGCCGACTTGTGTCCAAGAGCCGGCGGTGGATCACGGCAGGTTCTATCGGGCTTCAGTGCCTGATCGCGGCGGCAATCGTGATCGTCCCTATGGTGAAGCCGGAGGCGCTTCCGTTCACGACGGTCGCGCCGGCGGTGTTTGTGCCACTGAAAAAGCCTCCTGTTGTGGTGAAGGTTGCGGAGACGCACGCTGCGGCTTCTGCTGCTGCCGCGCCGATGCGGGAGATACTGCGTCCGCCCATCCTCCCTCGAGCCATGCCCAACCCCGGCCTCACCTATGGGCCGCCGCCACCGGATGGTCCTGTGATGATGACGTCCATGGTTGGTCCGGTAGGCGGAAGTCCGCTTGGCGTTCCGGGGGGAACCGGACCCAACGTTGTCGTCGCCAAGCCCGAACATACGGGTCCGGTCAAGGTGTCGTCCGGAGTCTCTTCGGGCATGCTGATCAGCCAGATTCAGCCGGTGTATCCGCGTATCGCGATTGCCAGCCGCACTGAGGGCGTCGTGGTGATCGAAGCCATCATCTCGAAGAGCGGCACCATCGAGAGCGCCCATGTCATCAGCGGTCCAGCCATGCTGGCCGGTGCGGCCATCGACGCGGTCCGCTCCTTCCGGTACAGACCATACAGGTTGAATGGAGAGGTGACGGAGGTGCAAACCACGGTGACGGTAAACTTCAAGCTGGGGAGCTAG
- a CDS encoding NAD-dependent epimerase/dehydratase family protein, giving the protein MKILLTGASGMVGQAALAACIADPAVTEVVALVRKPLGIDHPRVKEVVCLNLFKLVRVLDQIGKPDACLFCAGVSSVGMTEAVYRRDTYEMTLAVARELYGLNPAMHFLYVSGVGTDSTEKGNTMWARVKGATENALTKIGFAGVALFRPGYIQPIGGVKSKVGWYNAIYMVAAPLYPLLKKLFPRAVTDTRTLGRAMLAAVQPGMPTAVYEPADINRIGK; this is encoded by the coding sequence ATGAAGATTCTGCTTACTGGAGCCTCGGGTATGGTTGGGCAGGCAGCGTTGGCAGCCTGCATCGCCGACCCCGCTGTGACTGAGGTGGTCGCGCTCGTTCGCAAGCCTCTCGGCATCGATCACCCCAGGGTGAAAGAGGTCGTATGCCTCAATCTCTTCAAGCTGGTGCGTGTGCTCGATCAGATCGGTAAGCCCGATGCCTGTCTCTTCTGCGCCGGCGTCTCATCCGTGGGCATGACAGAGGCGGTATACCGCCGCGACACCTACGAGATGACCCTTGCCGTCGCTCGCGAGCTTTACGGGCTGAATCCCGCGATGCACTTCCTCTATGTCTCCGGCGTGGGAACGGACTCGACTGAGAAGGGCAATACCATGTGGGCTCGCGTCAAGGGCGCCACCGAGAATGCGTTGACGAAGATCGGCTTCGCGGGCGTCGCGCTCTTCCGCCCCGGATACATTCAGCCCATCGGTGGCGTGAAGTCGAAGGTGGGTTGGTACAACGCGATCTACATGGTCGCTGCGCCGCTCTATCCGTTGCTGAAGAAGCTCTTCCCCAGGGCGGTTACCGATACCCGCACGCTGGGGCGGGCGATGCTCGCTGCCGTTCAACCAGGGATGCCGACGGCGGTCTATGAGCCCGCGGATATCAATCGCATCGGGAAATAA
- a CDS encoding UbiD family decarboxylase: protein MPYTDLREWIQALERAGELKRITAPVSPHLEMAEIADRAAKLGKGTPKAGGPALLFENVVGYPGATVLMNQFGSLDRMKLALNVDSLDAIAERIRVLLHPVTPVTMIDKLKLLPKLAEVGSFFPKVIPARQAACKQVIHKGADVDLNQFPILQTWPHDGGRFITLPCVITRDPKSGKRNVGMYRMQVYDGQTTGMHWQRQKVAAEHMRDRLRASTTDKAAAVDLMALTAGGTAAAPHQGTVATKTITKIVGDRMEVAVAIGTDPAITFSAIVPAPPEVEEYLIAGFLRQKPVELVKAETVDLEVPAHAEIILEGYVNLGELRTEGPFGDHTGFYTMQDDYPVFHVTCITHRKNPVWAATVVGKPPMEDAWMGKAVERIFLPLMQLTMPEIVDVNLPAEGVFHNLMIVAIRKSYAGHARKVMSGIWAMGQAMFTKCIIVVDEDCDVQDVAEVTLRTANNIDPERDIQFTMGPVDSLDHASRLPNYGSKMGIDATRKWAAEGFDRVWPPMLTMPEDVKTRVDLMWKKLGID, encoded by the coding sequence GTGCCTTACACCGACTTACGCGAATGGATCCAGGCCCTCGAACGAGCAGGCGAACTCAAGCGCATCACCGCACCCGTCTCGCCGCATCTGGAGATGGCCGAGATCGCCGACCGGGCCGCCAAGCTGGGGAAGGGAACGCCGAAAGCCGGCGGTCCCGCGCTTCTTTTCGAGAACGTCGTAGGATATCCCGGAGCCACCGTCCTGATGAACCAGTTCGGCTCGCTGGACCGCATGAAGCTGGCCCTGAACGTCGATTCGCTGGATGCCATCGCCGAACGCATTCGCGTCCTCCTTCATCCCGTAACGCCCGTGACAATGATCGACAAGCTCAAGCTGCTGCCCAAGCTCGCTGAGGTCGGCAGCTTCTTCCCGAAGGTGATTCCTGCGCGTCAGGCCGCCTGCAAGCAGGTCATTCACAAGGGAGCGGACGTCGACCTTAATCAGTTTCCAATCCTCCAGACCTGGCCCCACGATGGAGGCCGCTTCATCACCCTTCCATGCGTCATCACCCGCGATCCGAAGTCCGGCAAGCGCAACGTCGGCATGTACCGCATGCAGGTCTACGATGGCCAGACGACAGGCATGCACTGGCAGCGCCAGAAGGTAGCCGCGGAGCATATGCGTGACCGTCTCCGTGCCTCGACCACCGATAAGGCCGCCGCCGTCGATCTCATGGCGCTTACCGCCGGTGGCACCGCCGCCGCACCTCATCAGGGAACCGTCGCGACCAAGACCATCACGAAGATCGTAGGCGATCGCATGGAGGTCGCCGTGGCGATCGGGACCGATCCCGCCATTACCTTCTCCGCAATCGTCCCCGCGCCCCCTGAGGTCGAGGAGTATCTCATCGCGGGGTTCCTGCGGCAGAAGCCCGTCGAACTCGTCAAGGCCGAAACCGTCGATCTCGAAGTCCCCGCGCACGCCGAGATTATCCTCGAAGGCTACGTGAACCTCGGCGAACTGCGCACCGAGGGCCCCTTCGGCGATCACACCGGCTTCTACACCATGCAGGACGACTACCCGGTCTTCCACGTCACCTGCATCACCCATCGCAAAAACCCAGTCTGGGCGGCGACAGTGGTGGGCAAGCCGCCCATGGAAGATGCCTGGATGGGCAAGGCGGTCGAACGCATCTTCCTGCCTCTCATGCAGTTGACCATGCCCGAGATCGTCGATGTCAATCTTCCCGCCGAGGGTGTCTTCCATAACCTGATGATCGTGGCCATCCGCAAGTCGTACGCGGGACACGCACGCAAGGTCATGAGCGGCATCTGGGCCATGGGCCAGGCGATGTTCACCAAGTGCATCATCGTCGTCGACGAAGACTGCGACGTGCAGGATGTCGCCGAGGTCACGCTGCGCACCGCGAATAACATCGATCCGGAGCGCGATATCCAGTTCACCATGGGGCCCGTCGACTCGCTCGATCACGCCTCGCGTCTTCCCAACTACGGCTCCAAGATGGGCATCGACGCCACACGCAAGTGGGCCGCCGAAGGCTTCGACCGAGTCTGGCCACCGATGTTAACCATGCCGGAAGACGTAAAAACCCGCGTCGACTTGATGTGGAAGAAGCTGGGCATTGACTGA